Proteins encoded together in one Deinococcus irradiatisoli window:
- a CDS encoding response regulator — protein MRKIEILLVEDNPADVMLTEEAFEEARIANRLHVVHDGVEALDFLHRQGRFSDVPTPDVILLDVNMPRMNGLELLAVLKADPELRRIPIIMLTTSRAEQDVWRSYDLHVNAYIPKPVSVGEFFDVVRTFETFWLAIVALPPHSVS, from the coding sequence ATGAGAAAAATCGAAATTCTGCTGGTCGAAGACAATCCCGCCGACGTCATGCTCACCGAGGAAGCCTTCGAGGAAGCCCGCATCGCCAACCGCCTGCACGTGGTTCACGACGGCGTGGAAGCGCTGGATTTCCTGCACCGGCAGGGCCGTTTCAGCGACGTGCCCACGCCCGACGTGATTTTGCTCGACGTGAACATGCCGCGCATGAACGGCCTGGAACTGCTGGCGGTGCTCAAGGCCGACCCGGAACTGCGCCGCATTCCGATCATCATGCTGACCACCTCGCGCGCCGAGCAGGACGTGTGGCGCAGCTACGATCTGCACGTCAACGCCTACATTCCCAAGCCGGTGAGCGTGGGCGAATTTTTCGACGTGGTCCGGACCTTCGAGACCTTCTGGTTGGCGATCGTGGCCCTGCCGCCGCACAGCGTGTCGTAA
- a CDS encoding sensor histidine kinase, which produces MRPRPDLHLQSVSLFLLRPLVGPLLLLLAVAGAVVWGIDRNARQIEVLNAAQVRLNLINLLSRDVIDMETGLRGYLLTGEGSYLDPYRKGRAHFRERLGTLRRLSVNEVQRANLRRVETTLARWEASVAGPSLAARRGAAAEPPNGKQLIDEARAQLATLERNEMRRREAAAAASLAALQLVRTVTIAGLLIAVLLLFYAAQRAARTLTQGLHSLNDGAARIAQGDYDPAPLDVPIREVQALRGQFHSMAAAVEQREQKLKAAQQVLEETNRDLERSNRELEQFAYVASHDLQEPLRTIGSYTALLSRRYEGQLDERADQYIRFTLSATHRLKGLIQDLLLYSRVRQQGKVAEQFSAQRLVDEVLGDFQDLIRRSGAHVSVDELPPVWGNPELLRHVFQNLIGNALKFLDPQRPGEISVSALKLPHAWKFSVQDNGIGIEAAYFERIFGVFQRLHGIGTFEGSGIGLAVVKNVVERHGGAMQVESTLGQGSTFSFTLPHPHPPERAASAAALVPSPDTPQGSA; this is translated from the coding sequence GGTGGGACCGCTGCTGCTGCTGCTGGCGGTGGCCGGCGCGGTGGTGTGGGGCATCGACCGCAACGCCCGGCAAATCGAGGTGCTCAACGCCGCGCAGGTGCGCCTCAACCTGATCAACTTGCTCTCGCGCGACGTGATCGATATGGAAACCGGTCTGCGGGGATACCTGCTCACGGGTGAGGGCAGCTACCTCGATCCCTACCGCAAAGGCCGCGCCCATTTCCGCGAGCGGCTGGGCACCCTGAGGCGGCTCAGCGTCAACGAGGTGCAGCGGGCCAACCTCCGGCGCGTCGAAACGACCCTGGCGCGCTGGGAAGCCTCGGTGGCCGGGCCATCCCTGGCGGCGCGGCGCGGCGCGGCGGCCGAACCGCCGAACGGCAAGCAGCTCATCGACGAGGCGCGCGCGCAACTCGCCACGCTGGAGCGCAACGAAATGCGCCGGCGCGAGGCCGCCGCCGCCGCCAGCCTGGCCGCGCTGCAACTGGTGCGCACGGTGACCATCGCCGGGCTCCTGATCGCCGTGCTGCTGCTGTTCTACGCCGCCCAGCGGGCCGCCCGCACCCTGACGCAGGGGCTGCACAGCCTCAATGACGGCGCGGCGCGCATCGCCCAGGGCGATTACGACCCGGCGCCGCTGGACGTGCCGATTCGGGAAGTCCAGGCGCTGCGCGGCCAGTTTCACTCGATGGCCGCCGCAGTCGAGCAGCGCGAACAAAAACTCAAGGCCGCCCAGCAGGTGCTGGAAGAAACCAACCGCGATCTGGAGCGCAGCAACCGCGAGCTCGAGCAGTTCGCCTACGTCGCCAGCCACGACCTGCAAGAACCGCTGCGGACCATCGGCAGCTACACCGCGCTGCTCTCGCGGCGCTACGAGGGCCAGCTCGACGAACGGGCCGACCAGTACATCCGCTTTACCCTCAGCGCCACCCACCGCCTCAAGGGCCTGATTCAGGACCTGCTGCTCTACTCGCGGGTGCGCCAGCAGGGCAAGGTGGCCGAGCAGTTCAGCGCCCAGCGCCTCGTCGATGAAGTGCTGGGCGATTTTCAGGACCTGATCCGGCGCAGCGGCGCCCACGTCAGCGTGGACGAACTGCCGCCGGTGTGGGGCAATCCCGAGCTGCTGCGCCACGTCTTTCAGAACCTGATCGGCAACGCCCTGAAATTCCTCGACCCGCAGCGCCCCGGTGAGATCAGCGTCAGCGCCCTGAAATTGCCGCACGCCTGGAAATTCTCGGTGCAGGACAACGGCATCGGCATCGAAGCGGCCTACTTCGAACGCATCTTCGGCGTCTTTCAGCGCCTGCACGGCATCGGCACCTTCGAGGGCAGCGGCATCGGTCTGGCGGTCGTCAAGAATGTGGTCGAACGGCACGGCGGAGCGATGCAGGTCGAAAGTACACTGGGCCAAGGCAGCACCTTCTCCTTTACCCTCCCCCACCCACACCCGCCGGAACGGGCAGCCTCGGCCGCCGCTTTGGTGCCTTCTCCCGACACGCCGCAAGGAAGCGCATGA
- a CDS encoding DUF1517 domain-containing protein: MSNPARAFALSFTRLLKVTFLLGLLALVGAAWAQSGGGFGGRSSGGSSSSSGGGSFGGSSSRGGSSGGGYSGGGYRGGGYSGGGYSGPVIINNGGGYGGGYSSGYSSGGGLGLIPLLLIGAVVVFVFLAMRRSAAASGGKTAGGLLGSFSGSAQAVMVQVIMAEGDDVKKALQEVAQSGDPDTDAGLTQMLQEAALVVLRHPERWVYGDVQRAQGSASSADAQLGAWATQARAAFTEQTTSNYQNRDPRSGYQHKAGKAAKHSVGDLYLAVTLGVAAHTLAQLPPAGTTDAAEVRAALQAISAVNPGDLIRAEVVWSPDAEGEFLSEDEAIMKYPQAKKL; the protein is encoded by the coding sequence ATGTCCAATCCCGCTCGCGCCTTCGCGCTTTCGTTCACCCGGCTGCTCAAAGTCACCTTCCTGCTCGGTCTGCTGGCGCTGGTGGGCGCGGCCTGGGCGCAGTCGGGCGGCGGATTCGGGGGCCGCTCCAGCGGCGGCAGCTCCAGTTCGTCGGGCGGCGGCAGTTTCGGCGGGTCCAGTAGCCGGGGCGGCTCCAGCGGTGGAGGCTACAGCGGCGGGGGCTACCGGGGCGGCGGGTACAGTGGGGGAGGATACAGCGGCCCGGTGATCATCAACAACGGCGGGGGGTACGGCGGCGGCTACAGTTCCGGGTACAGTTCCGGCGGCGGCCTGGGATTGATTCCGCTGCTGCTGATCGGCGCGGTGGTGGTCTTCGTGTTCCTGGCGATGCGGCGCAGCGCGGCGGCTTCCGGCGGCAAGACGGCAGGCGGGCTGCTCGGCAGCTTCAGCGGCAGCGCCCAGGCCGTCATGGTGCAGGTGATCATGGCCGAAGGCGACGACGTGAAAAAAGCGCTGCAGGAAGTGGCCCAGAGCGGCGACCCCGACACCGACGCGGGCCTGACCCAGATGCTTCAGGAAGCGGCCCTGGTGGTGCTGCGCCACCCCGAGCGCTGGGTCTACGGCGACGTGCAGCGCGCCCAGGGCAGTGCCAGCAGCGCCGACGCCCAGCTGGGCGCCTGGGCCACCCAGGCCCGCGCCGCCTTTACCGAGCAAACCACCAGCAACTACCAGAACCGCGATCCGCGCAGCGGCTACCAGCACAAGGCCGGCAAGGCCGCCAAGCACAGCGTCGGCGATTTGTACCTGGCGGTCACGCTGGGGGTGGCGGCCCACACCCTGGCCCAGTTGCCGCCGGCCGGCACCACCGATGCCGCCGAAGTGCGCGCCGCCCTGCAGGCCATCTCGGCGGTCAACCCCGGCGACCTGATCCGCGCCGAGGTCGTCTGGAGCCCCGACGCCGAGGGCGAATTCCTCAGCGAGGACGAGGCCATCATGAAGTACCCGCAGGCCAAGAAGCTCTGA